The genome window AGACGTACTTCGAACATCTCGCCGCGTCGTGGGGGTTCGCTTTCCGCATGCTGATGGGAGGGCTGGCGGCCCTGGTCCACGGCCTGTTTCCATTCCTGTGCGTGCGCACCGGTTCATCCATCATCAAGAACCTGAACGACAAGATGGTGGTGAACCGGGTCAAGGCCGGCCACGTGCCGGCAGCGCAAGCATCGCAAGCCCGGGCACGCTAGGGGCGGCGGGCGCTGCCCGCCGCGCTGCTTACCGTACGCGCATGCCTGGCTGGGCGCCCGCCACGGGCTCCAGCACATAGATGCCGGGCTGCGCTTTTTCATCGGCGTGGCTCGCGGCCAGCACCATGCCCTCGGATACACCGAACTTCATCTTGCGCGGCGCGAGGTTGGCCACCAGCACGGTCAGCTTGCCGATCAGGTCTTCCGGCTTGTAGGACGACTTGATGCCGGAGAACACATTGCGGGTGCGGCCTTCGCCGGCATCCAGCGTCAGCCGCAGCAGCTTGTCCGAGCCTTCCACGTATTCGCAATTGACGATCCTGGCGATGCGCAGGTCGATCTTGGCGAAGTCGTCGATGGTGATGACGGGCGCGATCTCCTCGCCGCCGGGCGCGGGCGCGGCGGGCGCCGGCGCGGCCGGCGCTTCCAGCAGCGCGTCGAGCAGCTTGGGATCGACCCGCTGCGCGAGGTGCTTGTAGGGCGCGATGCGCTGCGGCGGTACGACCACGTCGCGCCATTCGAAATCGCGTCCCAGGCCGAACAGTTCGTGCGCCACCCGCCGCGTCAGCTCGGGCAGGACCGGCGCCAGCATGACCGACAGGGCCTTGAAGCCGATCATGGTGCGCGAGCAGACCTCGTGCAGTTCGCGCTTCTTGTCCGCGTTGTCCAGCTGCTTGGCCAGCACCCAGGGCTGGGCCGCGTCGAAGGCCTGGTTGATGCGGTCGGCGGTGGCCATGATCTCGCGGATGGCCTTGCCGAACTCGCGCGCCTCGAAGGCGTTGCGCACCAGGGTGGCCGAGGCGTTGAGCTCGTTCTCGAGTTCGATGGGGGTCCCGCCGTCAAAGCAGAGCTGTCCGTCGAAATGCTTGATCAGGAAGTTCGAGGCGCGGCTGGCGATGTTGACGTACTTGCCGACCAGGTCGCTGTTGACGCGCGCGATGAAGTCCTCGGGGTTGAAGTCCATGTCCTCGACGTGGGCGTTGAGCTTGGCGGCGATGTAGTAGCGCAGCCACTCCGGGTTCATGCCGAGGTCGAGGTAGCGCAGCGGCGAGATGCCGGTGCCGCGGCTCTTGGACATCTTCTCGCCGCTGACGGTGATGAAGCCGTGGACGTGCAGGCCGTCGGGCGTTTTGCGCTGGGCGAAGTGCAGCATCGCCGGCCAGAACAGGGCATGGAAATAGACAATGTCCTTGCCGATGAAGTGGTACTGCTCGGTGTCGGACTGCGGGTCGAGCAGCGCGTCGAAGTCCAGGCCCGTCTTCCTGCAATAGGCCTTCAGCGAGGCCAGGTAGCCCACCGGCGCGTCCAGCCAGACGTAGAAATACTTGCCGGGCGCGTCGGGAATCTCGATGCCGAAGTACGGCGCGTCGCGCGAGATGTCCCAGTCCGCCAGCTTGCCTGCCTCGCCCAGCCATTCACGGGTCTTGGCATAGACCTCGGGTTGCAGGCGCGGCGTGCCGTTGCCGTTGACGCTGCCGGTCCATTCCTGCAGGAAGGCGTAGCAGCGCGGGTCGGACAGCTTGAAGAAGAAGTGTTCCGAGCTTTTCAGGACGGGCGTGGCGCCGGTCAGGGTGGAGTAGGGGTTGCGCAGGTCGGTGGGGGCGTAGACGGCCCCGCACACTTCGCAGGAGTCACCGTACTGGTCCTTGGCGCCGCACTTGGGGCATTCGCCCTTGATGTAGCGATCGGCCAGGAACATGCCCTTGACCGGGTCGTAGAACTGCTCGATGGTGCGGGTCTCGATCAGGCCGGCCTCGCGCAGCTTCAGGTAGATCTGGCGCGACAGCTCGGTGTTCTCGTCCGTGTCGGTGGAGTGCCAGTGATCGAACGCGACGTGAAAGCCCTGGAGGTACTTCGGTCGTTCCGCGGCGATGCGGGCGACGAGTTCGCGCGGCGTGATGCCTTCGCTTTCCGCCTTGAGCATGATGGGCGCGCCATGAGCGTCGTCGGCGCACACGAAGTGGACCGTATGGCCTTGCATGCGCATGTTGCGGACCCAGATGTCGGCCTGGATGTACTCCATGATGTGGCCGATGTGGAAGGATCCGTTGGCGTAGGGCAGGGCGGTGGTGACGAAGAGTGTGCGCGACATGGGGCGGAAACGAGGGGGCGATGAAAGTATCGAATGGGGGATTTTAGCCGGTGGGAGGGTGGATGCCGGGCACGGCGCTTGCGCGCGCCGCCTGGCCGCCGTTTTTGCCATACTGAGCGTAAGGAGGCAGCCATGTCCATGAACACCGTTTACGCGACCCGGGAACCCGCCCGGGACGAGATCGACGCCCTGGGCGAGCCCACGGTGCTGGAATTCGGCGCGCCCTGGTGCGGGCATTGCCTGGCGGCCCAGCCGCTGATCGAGGCCGCCTTCGAGGGGCACGCGAAGGTGCGGCACCTCAAGGTCGAGGACGGCAAGGGCCGGCCGCTGGGGCGCTCGTTCAGGGTGAAGCTGTGGCCCACGCTCGTGTTCCTGGACCGGGGGCGCGAAGTGGCCCGCCTGGTGCGCCCTGGCCAGGCGGGGCAGATACGCGAGGCGCTGGCCCTGATCGACCCGCCCGCCTGAGGCGGGCGCCGTCAGGCGCGCGCTGCGCGTCCGGCGTTGCGAAGCATGTCGTAGAGCAGGTTGGCGGCCGGGGAAAGCGCCCGCCCGTGCTTGGAGATCAGGCCCAGGGTGCGGCTGACGCGGGGTTGCGACAGCGGTATGCCGACCAGGGTCGCATGCGTGGTCAGCGGCAGCGCCAGCTGCGGGACGGCGGCGACGCCCAGGCCGGCCTCCACCATGCCCAGCAGGGTCAGGATGTGGCTGACCTCGATGGCGGTCTGCGACCGCTTGCCGCTCTTGGCCAGCGCGGCCTCGATCAGGAGGCGGTTGCCGCTGCCCTTGTCGACGGTCATGACGCGTTCCCGGGTCAGGTCTTCCCAGGTGACCGACTTGCGACGGGCCAGGGGATGGTCCTTGCGTGCGGCCAGCACGAAGTTTTCCTTGAAGATGGCCCTGAAATCGACCTCGGCTTCCTGGGTGCCGATGAAGTTCACGCCGAAGTCGGCCCGGCCGGAGATGACGGCGTTCAGGACGGTGTTGGCGCCTTCGTCGATGACGCGCACCCGGATGCGAGGGTGCTTGGCGGTGAAGTCGCGCAGCACCGAGGGCAGGAAGTAGTAGGCCACCGACGGCACGCAGGCCACCGTGACGAGGCCGCTCAACTGCGCCGCGAGGTCGCTTACGCCCAGCATGGCGCTTTCCAGCTCGTCCAGCGCGGCGCGCGACCGTTCCAGGAATACGCGCCCCACATTGGTGAGCGATACGTGCCGAGTGGTTCGGTCGAGCAGGCGCGCGCCCAGGATGGCCTCGAGCTTCTCGATGCGCCGGCTGAGCGCGGGCTGGGAAAGGTGCAGGTCGTCCGCGGCCGCGCGGAAGCTGGAGCGCTCTGCCACCGCGACGAAAGCCTGCAATTCCTGGAGGTCGAAACTAATGCGTGCCATGCATCAAATTATATAAAAAATGCAATTTACTAATGCACAGCCTCGGTGCATTATTTCGTCATGCAAAAAGCCATACCTTGTGTACTGATGCGGGGCGGTACGTCCCGCGGCCCCTATTTTCGCGCCGAATGGCTGCCACAGGACGTCGCCAGGCGTGACCAGGTGCTGCTGGCCGCCATGGGCTCGCCGCACGAACTCCAGATCGACGGGCTGGGCGGCGCGAACACGCTGACCAGCAAGGTCGCCATCGTGTCGCCCTCGACGCGCCCCGGCTGCGATGTCGACTACCTGTTCGCGCAGGTGTCGGTCGACCGCGCCCTGGTGGATACCCGCCCCAACTGCGGCAACATGCTGTCGGGCGTCGCGCCCTTCGCCATCGACCAGGGCATGGTCGCCGCCAGCGACGGCGAGACCCGCGTGCGGATCTACAATGTCAACACGAATTCGACCATCGACGCCGTGGTGCAGACGCCGGGGGGCAAGACCGAATACGAGGGCGACGCCCGCATCGACGGCGTGCCGGGCACCGGCGCGCCGATCCGGCTGAATTTCCTCGACGCCTGGGGTTCGGTCACGGGCAAGGTGTTTCCCACGGGCAACACGCAGGACGTCATCGACGGCGTATCCGTCACGTGCATCGATGCGGCCATGCCGCTGATGATCGTGCGCGCGTCGCAGTTGGGCGTGAAGGGCGACGAAACGGCGGTCGAGCTGGATGCCAACAAGGCCATGCTCGAGCGGCTGGAGGCCTTGCGCCTGGAGGCCGGCAGGCGCATGGGGCTGGGCGACGTCACGGACAGCGTCATCCCCAAGCCGGTGCTGGTCAGCGCGTCGGCGGATGCGGATACGGTGGTGTCGCGGTATTTCACGCCGCACAAGTGCCATCGCTCGCATGCCGTCACCGGCGCAATCGGTGTGGCAACCGCCTTCGTGACTCCGGGCACGGTGGCGTTCGAGCTGGGCGCGCCTCGCGCGGCCGGCATGCATCGCATCGCCGTGGCGCATCCCTCGGGACGCATCGAGGTCGATGTCGAATTGCGCGGTACGGCGCCTTCGATCGAAGTGTGCGGTGCCGGCCTGATTCGCACAGCCCGGAAAATCATGGAAGGGCAGCTTTACATACCTG of Pigmentiphaga sp. H8 contains these proteins:
- the metG gene encoding methionine--tRNA ligase, producing MSRTLFVTTALPYANGSFHIGHIMEYIQADIWVRNMRMQGHTVHFVCADDAHGAPIMLKAESEGITPRELVARIAAERPKYLQGFHVAFDHWHSTDTDENTELSRQIYLKLREAGLIETRTIEQFYDPVKGMFLADRYIKGECPKCGAKDQYGDSCEVCGAVYAPTDLRNPYSTLTGATPVLKSSEHFFFKLSDPRCYAFLQEWTGSVNGNGTPRLQPEVYAKTREWLGEAGKLADWDISRDAPYFGIEIPDAPGKYFYVWLDAPVGYLASLKAYCRKTGLDFDALLDPQSDTEQYHFIGKDIVYFHALFWPAMLHFAQRKTPDGLHVHGFITVSGEKMSKSRGTGISPLRYLDLGMNPEWLRYYIAAKLNAHVEDMDFNPEDFIARVNSDLVGKYVNIASRASNFLIKHFDGQLCFDGGTPIELENELNASATLVRNAFEAREFGKAIREIMATADRINQAFDAAQPWVLAKQLDNADKKRELHEVCSRTMIGFKALSVMLAPVLPELTRRVAHELFGLGRDFEWRDVVVPPQRIAPYKHLAQRVDPKLLDALLEAPAAPAPAAPAPGGEEIAPVITIDDFAKIDLRIARIVNCEYVEGSDKLLRLTLDAGEGRTRNVFSGIKSSYKPEDLIGKLTVLVANLAPRKMKFGVSEGMVLAASHADEKAQPGIYVLEPVAGAQPGMRVR
- a CDS encoding DUF6356 family protein, whose translation is MSKWSFTSHPASVGETYFEHLAASWGFAFRMLMGGLAALVHGLFPFLCVRTGSSIIKNLNDKMVVNRVKAGHVPAAQASQARAR
- a CDS encoding thioredoxin family protein, producing MSMNTVYATREPARDEIDALGEPTVLEFGAPWCGHCLAAQPLIEAAFEGHAKVRHLKVEDGKGRPLGRSFRVKLWPTLVFLDRGREVARLVRPGQAGQIREALALIDPPA
- a CDS encoding 4-oxalomesaconate tautomerase produces the protein MQKAIPCVLMRGGTSRGPYFRAEWLPQDVARRDQVLLAAMGSPHELQIDGLGGANTLTSKVAIVSPSTRPGCDVDYLFAQVSVDRALVDTRPNCGNMLSGVAPFAIDQGMVAASDGETRVRIYNVNTNSTIDAVVQTPGGKTEYEGDARIDGVPGTGAPIRLNFLDAWGSVTGKVFPTGNTQDVIDGVSVTCIDAAMPLMIVRASQLGVKGDETAVELDANKAMLERLEALRLEAGRRMGLGDVTDSVIPKPVLVSASADADTVVSRYFTPHKCHRSHAVTGAIGVATAFVTPGTVAFELGAPRAAGMHRIAVAHPSGRIEVDVELRGTAPSIEVCGAGLIRTARKIMEGQLYIPARFF
- a CDS encoding LysR family transcriptional regulator, whose product is MARISFDLQELQAFVAVAERSSFRAAADDLHLSQPALSRRIEKLEAILGARLLDRTTRHVSLTNVGRVFLERSRAALDELESAMLGVSDLAAQLSGLVTVACVPSVAYYFLPSVLRDFTAKHPRIRVRVIDEGANTVLNAVISGRADFGVNFIGTQEAEVDFRAIFKENFVLAARKDHPLARRKSVTWEDLTRERVMTVDKGSGNRLLIEAALAKSGKRSQTAIEVSHILTLLGMVEAGLGVAAVPQLALPLTTHATLVGIPLSQPRVSRTLGLISKHGRALSPAANLLYDMLRNAGRAARA